The sequence TAGATCCCTTCCAGGTGGGCTATCCTATCAAATAAAAAACTTTTTTCAAAAACCCCCTTTACATTCACGCAGCGTCAACCTGTAAAGTAAGAATTGTCAGGAGGTGAAATCATGGAATATACCGTTAAGAAGCTTGGGGAGCTCGCTGGTGTGAGCACACGAACTCTGCGCTATTATGATGAAATTGAGATTCTGAAGCCGGCAAGGACCAATTCGTCAGGATATCGGATATACGGGCAGAGGGAAGTCGACCGACTGCAGCAGATCCTCTTTTATAAAGAATTAGGTGTAGGACTGGATGAAATCAAGGATATTCTGGATGATCCTGCCTTTGACGCAACTCATGCCTTGAAGGAACACCGCGAAAAATTGTTAGCCAGACGAGAGCAGCTTGATCAATTGATTGCAAATGTAGATAAAACAATACATGTAAAGGAAGGGAGAATGACCATGTCAGATAAAGAAAAGTTTGAAGGATTCAAGCAAAAGATGATTGAGGATAACGAGAAAAGGTATGGAAAAGAAGTACGGGAGAAATATGGTGACAAGGCAGTGGACGAATCTAACGCCAAAGTGATGAACATGTCCCAGGAAGACCATGAAAAAGTCACAGGGCTTGAAAAAGAGATAAAAGTAACGTTAGCCGAAGCGTTCGAAACAGGTGATCCAGCAAGCGACATCGCCCAGAAAGCTGCTGACTTGCATAAAGAGTGGATCACATTCTACTGGGGACAGTACACCAAGGAGGGTCATGCCGGTCTTGCTCAGATGTATGTCGATGATGAGCGGTTTAAGGCATACTATGATGCAGAGCAGGAGGGTGTGGCTGAGTTCTTGAGGGACGCGATCCACATCTACACAGGGCAGAAAAACTGAGTGGAATAAACAAGGAGTTCATTCCTCCACTAATAAGTGTTATGATATGAGGACGAACTTGAAAGAACGTACCTTATCATAACGGAGTGAAAAAATGAGTAA is a genomic window of Rossellomorea sp. y25 containing:
- a CDS encoding MerR family transcriptional regulator, which codes for MEYTVKKLGELAGVSTRTLRYYDEIEILKPARTNSSGYRIYGQREVDRLQQILFYKELGVGLDEIKDILDDPAFDATHALKEHREKLLARREQLDQLIANVDKTIHVKEGRMTMSDKEKFEGFKQKMIEDNEKRYGKEVREKYGDKAVDESNAKVMNMSQEDHEKVTGLEKEIKVTLAEAFETGDPASDIAQKAADLHKEWITFYWGQYTKEGHAGLAQMYVDDERFKAYYDAEQEGVAEFLRDAIHIYTGQKN